Below is a window of Leptospiraceae bacterium DNA.
TAAACCATCAACAACAGATTCGAATCATACTAATTAGGATTTCGCCTAACCTTCTAGAGAGGAATTTTTATATTAATAAACCAAACCGAGTGTGGATATCCGATATTACCTACATATTCGTAGGCAATACTTGGATGTATTTATGTGTTATCATTGATCTTTTTAATCGAGAAATAATCGGTTGGCATTTTGATGATAATATGGAAACACCTCTTCTTATTAAGGCATTTGAAAATGCGGTTAGTACTGGGATAATGCAGTAGTGAAAGTTTCTTTAAGATTCTAAAAGTAGAAAAAGTAAATCATATGAAATATGAAACTAAACAGGAAGCGAAAACAGATT
It encodes the following:
- a CDS encoding DDE-type integrase/transposase/recombinase; amino-acid sequence: MWISDITYIFVGNTWMYLCVIIDLFNREIIGWHFDDNMETPLLIKAFENAVSTGIMQ